One genomic region from Sphingomonas paeninsulae encodes:
- a CDS encoding DNA polymerase: MLSSLPYPEAKRLARFFLLDKRISQLATGKQAWLKVQREGKIHAIYTTNGANTGRATHSKPNISGVPRVSSEFGRECRALFYAPAGWKQLGADQSGLELRCLASDMSVFDGGAYALIVTTGDVHTLNMEAAGLSTRDQAKTSSMHFYTEPETRRSERLPRVLKPSVGSSKPPS, translated from the coding sequence ATTCTCTCATCGCTTCCTTACCCTGAAGCCAAACGCCTCGCCCGGTTCTTCCTCTTAGACAAACGCATCTCGCAGTTGGCTACTGGAAAACAGGCGTGGCTCAAAGTCCAACGAGAAGGAAAAATCCATGCAATCTACACCACGAACGGTGCGAACACTGGACGGGCCACGCACTCTAAGCCGAACATATCTGGCGTTCCAAGGGTATCGAGTGAGTTCGGGAGGGAATGTCGAGCTTTGTTCTACGCTCCCGCAGGCTGGAAGCAGCTTGGGGCAGACCAAAGCGGCCTAGAGCTTCGATGCCTAGCGTCGGATATGTCAGTGTTCGACGGGGGAGCTTACGCTCTCATCGTCACTACAGGCGACGTACATACGCTCAACATGGAAGCCGCAGGGTTATCCACTAGAGACCAAGCTAAAACTTCATCTATGCATTTCTATACGGAGCCGGAGACGAGAAGATCGGAGCGATTGCCAAGGGTACTAAAGCCCTCGGTAGGAAGCTCAAAGCCTCCTTCCTAG
- a CDS encoding DnaB-like helicase C-terminal domain-containing protein: protein MKDHYEWICSFDKIVLMFDMDNAGQEAAVACAEVLPVGKTFIAELEGYKDANEALADGKPSAIISAFWGAKPYQPDGIYTLGDIKEEVLKDVVPGRPWFLKTMTTLTYGRRDGEVYYFGAGTGVGKTDFFTQQIEYDVNILDVKVGCIYLEMPPAETGKRIAGKAAGKLFHIPDGTWTQEELLETYEQLERTGNLYLGGNFASASWDQIKVRIRYMVHGLGIKHLYLDHLTALADPTKERESLEIITKELALLAQELKIVIHVISHLATPDGQTSRGRRSRNAPSLQG, encoded by the coding sequence ATCAAGGATCATTACGAGTGGATCTGTTCATTCGATAAGATCGTCCTGATGTTCGACATGGACAACGCAGGGCAGGAAGCTGCCGTAGCGTGTGCTGAAGTCCTCCCAGTCGGCAAGACGTTCATCGCTGAACTGGAGGGCTACAAGGATGCCAACGAGGCGCTAGCTGACGGGAAACCATCCGCGATCATCTCAGCCTTTTGGGGCGCTAAGCCTTATCAGCCTGACGGTATCTACACGCTCGGAGATATCAAAGAGGAAGTCCTCAAGGATGTGGTGCCGGGTCGCCCTTGGTTCCTAAAGACCATGACGACCTTGACCTATGGTCGCAGGGACGGGGAGGTCTACTATTTCGGTGCAGGGACAGGCGTCGGTAAGACCGATTTCTTCACGCAGCAGATCGAATACGATGTCAACATTTTGGACGTTAAGGTCGGCTGTATCTACCTTGAGATGCCTCCTGCTGAAACAGGTAAGAGGATCGCAGGGAAGGCCGCTGGTAAGCTGTTCCATATCCCTGACGGGACTTGGACACAGGAAGAACTGCTAGAGACCTACGAGCAATTGGAGCGCACAGGTAACCTCTATCTCGGAGGTAACTTTGCATCAGCCTCGTGGGATCAGATCAAGGTCCGCATCCGGTACATGGTGCATGGTCTCGGTATCAAGCATCTGTATCTCGACCACCTAACGGCTCTCGCTGACCCTACCAAGGAGCGAGAGAGCTTGGAGATTATCACGAAGGAGCTGGCGTTGCTGGCTCAGGAACTCAAGATCGTCATCCATGTCATAAGCCATCTGGCGACACCTGACGGGCAAACCTCACGAGGAAGGCGGTCGCGTAATGCTCCGTCACTTCAAGGGTAG
- a CDS encoding helix-turn-helix domain-containing protein, whose translation MNQNDIILNHLKRTGRITQRQAIMDYSVQSLTKRISELRDFGHNIVTIIKNHPVTKQRYAEFNYHPPVASRQVRRNARLTPHLALA comes from the coding sequence ATGAACCAGAACGACATCATCCTGAACCATCTAAAGCGCACAGGGCGCATCACGCAACGTCAGGCCATCATGGACTATTCGGTCCAGAGCCTCACGAAGCGTATCTCTGAACTGCGTGACTTCGGCCATAACATCGTGACGATCATCAAGAACCATCCGGTGACCAAGCAGCGTTACGCTGAGTTCAACTACCATCCTCCGGTCGCAAGCCGTCAGGTCCGACGTAACGCTCGTCTGACACCACATCTCGCTCTCGCCTGA
- a CDS encoding glycoside hydrolase family 108 protein, whose amino-acid sequence MIQSIDSILAATVATEGGYVNNPNDKGGETNFGVTVAVARANGFAGDMKTMTKAQALEIYRSIYFIKPGWGFVMSVSVGIATECYDTGVNMGPKVAAVFLQRTLNVLNRQGKDYADIKVDGAVGPATTNALRALIAKRGHDGESVVLKALNCLQGARYIELAEGRQANEDFCYGWLSNRVELPRA is encoded by the coding sequence ATGATCCAATCGATCGATAGTATCCTTGCTGCCACGGTTGCGACCGAAGGTGGTTACGTCAACAACCCAAACGATAAAGGTGGAGAGACCAACTTCGGTGTCACGGTAGCCGTAGCGCGAGCTAACGGTTTCGCTGGTGACATGAAGACGATGACCAAGGCTCAGGCACTGGAGATCTATCGGTCGATCTACTTCATCAAGCCCGGTTGGGGCTTCGTCATGAGTGTCTCGGTTGGTATCGCCACTGAATGCTACGACACTGGCGTCAACATGGGTCCCAAGGTCGCTGCGGTATTCCTCCAGCGCACCCTCAATGTCCTGAACCGTCAAGGTAAGGACTACGCTGACATCAAGGTCGATGGTGCCGTAGGTCCAGCCACTACGAACGCTCTCCGGGCGCTCATCGCTAAGCGAGGGCACGATGGGGAGTCCGTCGTACTTAAAGCACTCAACTGCCTACAGGGCGCTCGGTACATCGAGTTGGCTGAGGGTCGTCAGGCTAACGAAGACTTCTGCTACGGTTGGCTCTCCAATCGCGTGGAGCTGCCTCGTGCCTAG